The Acidobacteriota bacterium genome contains the following window.
ACCGTCGCGGCCGCTGCTTCGTCATTGGTTTCGACGGGTATCAAAACTCGATCTCGAATGAGCAGTTACCAAACGGCATTGCAGAAAGAGAACTTTATTCATCGGGCTGACGATATGAGCACCGATGCGCATGTGTGCGTCGAGCGGACGGATAATCAACTGGTCGATCTGGTTCTCGCGGGTGATGCGTTTGCTTTCGAGGAAATATTTGACCGTCACAAACGGCTCGTCGCGATCATCGCCAGCCGCTATTTCAAACGGCCGGAAGAGGTCGAGGAGATCGTCCAGATCGCCTTTGCCAAGGCCTTTACAGAACTAAAGAACTTCCAGGGTAAATATGATCGTTCGCTCTCAAGCTGGCTGGTCCGCATCACGACAAACACAAGTTTTGACGTCCTTCGCAGCCAAAGGCGAAAACCCGAACGCCTGAACTGCGAACTTTCCGAAGCCGAGGCCGATGCATTGCTGCAGCTCACCGCTGACACATCGCTCACCGCCGAAAAGACCTTACTCGATCGCGACCTTGCCGAGAAGCTGCTCGCAATGATCCCAGATGAAGACAGAATGCTGCTGCAGATGCTGTATTCGGACGAGATGTCGACGGTCGATATCGCGGAGATCTTTGGCTGGTCGCGGTCAAATGTAAAGATCAAAGCATGGCGTGCCCGGGCGGCTGTGAGAAAGGTTTTGAAAAGGTTTTTGTAACCGCGGCCCCTTAGATATCGTCGTGTTTAGTGAGAGAAATGAAAAAAGGATATGACAATCAAAAGCTCGACCAGATAGGCAAACGCCTGTTCGATACCGAGCCGCTCGCGGCGACCGTGATAGATGATATTGTCGCAAAGCCCGACCTCTTTTCCCTCGTCAGAGAGCGTATCGCAGCAGATCAGGCCGCGTCGATCGCTGAGCTTCGCAAAACATCACCGGTTCGCCGTTACGTCATAGCATATTCGGGAATGGCGTTAACCGTTCTCGCTGCCGCCGGAGCAATTTATCTTTATACACCTAGCAAATATATACCCAGTAAACCAGAGACAACCACGATCAAGGCACCGGTTCAAGTAGTAAATAGTAAGGTTCCGGATATTGCCGATCCGGAGGTCGTACGGTCCGAGGTTCCTCCTCAGCCGATCACTGGAAAACTTTCGGCGGACCGTACGACCAAAGACGAACCGAAGGCCGAAAAGGCAATCTTACTGCGTACCGAGCCTGTCAGCAGGCCGCGGCGCATTGCGGAACCGGACACGCGTTTTCTACCGGTTTCATACACCGGTGACCCGGACGAAATGTCCGGCGGCGGCCAGGTGGTCAGAGTTGAAATGAAACGTTCATCGCTTTTTGCACTCGGTGTCAACATTCCGCTCGAGAATGACGACACGGTCATAAAAGCCGATCTACTGATCGGCCGCGACGGCGTCACACGCGCCATCCGCATGATCGATTAGATCTGTTTGTATCATTAGGAGAGAAAAATGAAGATTTTTGTTAGTACACTAATTATCGTGTCGGCCGCCGGTGCAGCTATGGCTCAGGAACCGGCAGCAAAGGCTCCGGTCGAGGCCACGAAGGCATACGCTGAAGCAGCTCAGGTATATAACCTGCAGGCAAAGGTCGTCGCTGAACTCGCCTCGGCTCAGGGATTCGGCATACAGAAGAATTCACCGCTGCAAGCGGATGAAGTAAATGAAAGCGTGCAGACACTCGCCGATGGCAACCGCATAGTCCGCAGCTCGACCTCGAAGTTCTGGCGCAACAGCGAGGGCCGCATACGCCGGGAGGGCAAATCGGCTTTCGGCAACGTTTTTGGAACTACGTTCTCGTTCGGTGACGGAGTTTCGATCTCAAATCCTGTTCAGGGACAAAAATACGTCCTCGATTCGGATCTGAAAACGGCTCGCGTTATCGAAATGCCGGCTGGCCAGAAATCGATCACGATCGCCGGTTCCAAACTAGGCGAAGCCGAGATGGCCGAAGTCCGGAAGGCTAAAGTGCTCGCCACGACCGCCACCAAGCTTAATGGTGAGCTCAAAGTCGGTGTTCCGCTGAGCATTCAGACCGTTCCGGCGATCGCGGCTCAGGGGATCAGCGTCCAGGGTGAACCGCTCGTGCTTTCAAAGGCAGGTGGGCCAAAGTATGAAACCCGAACGGAAGAACTCGGCACCCGTGATTTCGAAGGCGTATCTGCCGAAGGAACACGCCGCACGACGACCATTCCCGCAGGTGCGATCGGCAACGAGCGTCCGATCGAGATCGTTTACGAGCGTTGGTACTCAAAGGAGATCGGAATGGTCGTTTACTCGAAAAATACCGATCCGCGTTCCGGCGAGCAGACCTATAAGCTGACGAACATCGTCCGCAGCGAACCCGATCCGTCTCTGTTTGCGGTTCCGACCGAATACAAGAAGGTTTCTGAGAATGGAACTGTCTATCGCGTAACAAGCCCTGCAGCAGCCGGGAAAGCCCCAACCGCTCCAAAAACCGTCATGGTCTCATCCCCGGCCAAAGCCGGCAAGCCATAGACTTTCCCTGCAGAGTCTAGCTCCTCAAGGCGGACCGCGTGTCCGCCTTTTTTTTCTCGCCTGTCGCCAAGACACGAGGCTTGAGTCAGTGCGTGAGTGGCTCCAAAAGGTTCCCACAAGTCGATCAACTCTTTCCGGGCGGACCGATGTCCGCCCGGCTTTTTTGTAACAGCACAAGAGCCCAGACTCATCCGCACTTGACAACGGCTGGAATTAGAATTATTCTAACTACAAGTGGTGATCATGGAATTTACATCAACACAAAATTTAGGTTTAACGCGGCAGCGGGAGGTAGTTTTGTCGGTCATTCGTGAGTCGCATTCGCATTTGACGGCGAATGAGGTTTTTGCGGAGGCCAAGGCGAAGCTGCCGAGCATTTCGTTTGCGACGGTTTACAACTCGCTAAGGTTTTTGAAAGAGGCCGGACATATTGCCGAGATACAGTTTGGCAATGGTGCAAGCCGATTCGACCGAATGACCGCCCGGCACGATCATGCGATCTGCACAGCGTGCGGCAAGCTGGTCGATATCGAAATGGATCATCCGGAGGAACTGGTGAACCGGGCCGCAGCGATGTCGAAATTTAAGCCCGAATTTTTAGAATTTACTTTAAGGGGCCTTTGCCCGGACTGCGTAAGAACTTAGCCGCAGAGAACACAGAGAGCAAGAGAGGCTCTTAATTATTAGCAATCGTTTTTTAATTCCTCATTCTCTCTGTGTTCTCGGTGGCAAATCATAAATAAGGAGATATATAAAACACATGTCAACAGCTACAGGAACTGCAACAGAAAACACGACCACCTTGGCGAAAGTCGGCAAACCGGCACCGGATTTTAACATGCCGTCGACCAAGAATATGCAGACGCTCGCCGAGAACGTCAAGCTTTCGGACTACAAGGGCAAATGGCTCATCCTTTTGTTCTACCCGCTCGATTTCACGTTCGTCTGCCCGACCGAGCTGACCGCTTTTTCGGATCGTTTGGACGAACTCAACGGCGTTGGAGCCGAAGTTCTCGGCATCTCGACCGATTCGGTCCACTCGCACCGCGCTTGGATCAACACGCCGCGGGACAAAAACGGCATCGAAGGGCTGAAATACCCGCTCGCATCTGACGTAGGCGGTAAACTTGCTCGTGCGTACAACATCCTGGTCGAGGAAGCCAATATTGCTCTTCGCGGCCTCTACATCATCAACCCTGACGGCGTTCTGCAATATGCAGTCGTCCACGATCTCAACATCGGACGCTCGGTCGACGAAACACTCCGCGTCCTGCAGGGCCTGCAGACCGGCGGTCTGTGCTCGGCTGACTGGAAACCAGGTCAGGAAAACTTGAAAGTATAAAGATCTTAGCCACAGAGAACGCAGAGATCCATAAAGAATTTCTCTGTGTTCTCTGTGGCAAGTTTTTCCAGGAGATTTACTATGCCAATGAGAATTGGAGATGAGATGCCGTCGCTCGAAGGAGCTACCACGTGGTTCAACGGATCTCTCGAAGACACATTAGAACACGCCAAAGGCCATCCTGTGCTGGTCCACTTTTGGGCCGTTTCGTGCGGAATCTGCAAAGAAAAAATGCCGCAGCTCAACGAGTTGAAGGCAAAGTACGGAGAGCTCGGGCTTAAGACGATCGCGGTCCACATGCCGCGTTACGAGGCCGATACCGATCTCGATACGGTAAACGAAGCTATCGAGGCAAACAAGATCACCGAACCCACGGCGGTCGACAGCCTTCATAAAGTTAAAGACGCATTTTTAAACGAACAAGGTTGGGTGCCCGTATATTATTTATTCGATGCAGAGGGCAAGCTCAAAACACGCGCCGCCGGCGAATTCGGCATCAGCGTGCTGCAGGGTGCTCTCGATAAGATGTTCCCGGCTCATGCCGCGACGGCTTAATACTTTTTCCTAACAACGCTAAGGGCGGTCAGAGTTTCCTCTGACCGCCCATTTTTTGTTTGTTCTTGCGTGTGCGCGAATTATATCGTCGCATTCGTTATCGCAATTGCTAGCCATGCAAGCACATATATGCTGGCGAGTATCGAGAAGATCAGTACGCAAATGAGCAACCCGATGAGCCCGAAAACAAAGACATAATCGCTCGTCGTCCCGGTGCCATGGCCCGCCGCCCGTGTTCGGATCAGATCCATGTTCTGCTTATTCGCCTTCCAAACAAAATCGAACGCATCGCCGATGAACGGTACCATTCCGACCACGTAATCAAGCCCGATATTGAATGCCATTCGCAAAAGCGTTATCTTCGGCACGCCGTAGCGAACGCCCGCAAATAAGATATAAAACGAAGCAAACGACGTCAGCGTATCGCCCACATTCGGGATCAACCCTATCAAAGCATCCAGCCCAAACCGCCAACCTACGCCGGGAACACGAAACAGCCCGTCAAGATAATACGAAAGCTCGTCAAGCCCTTTTTCGACCTGGATCTGCTTTTGCTGGAGATCGAGTTCGTCCATATGTTCTAGCCACAGAGGGCACAGAGAGATTTTTATCCCTTGAAGGAGCATCTTCGCCCCGAAACTGGTCAAAAGGCCGCGTTTTGATGCACTTCGATCGCCACAACACTATCCATTCTCTCTGTGCACTCTGTGGCTATCATCTTCCAATTATGGTCACACGCAGGATCTTGTCGCCACGAACAATACTATCTACGACCTTCATGCCGGTTTCGTTCACTTTACCAAAAACCGTGTAGCCGCCGTCGAGGTGCGGCTGTGGTGCGTGGTCGACGAACCATTGCGAACCGCCGGTGTCTTTGCCCGAAAGGGCCATGCCGACCGAGCCGCGTTCGAACTCCGCCATGTTGATCTCGCAGCGGATCGAAAGTCCCGGCCCGCCCGAGCCGGTCCCGGTCGGATCGCCATCCTGCATGACGAAATTCGCGACCACGCGGTGAACCTCGGCACCGTTGAAATATCCGCGTCGAGCTAGCTGGATAAAATTATCCACCGTTAGCGGGGCATCACCGCCGTTGAGTGAGATCGAGAAATTGCCTTTTGAGGTTTGAAATACAGCGGTCGCCGATCCATTCTTACGCGACAGAGCACGGCGATAATCAGCGTCTTTGTTCAAAACCTGTCCCAAAAACGATCCTGCCATCGGCGAATACGGCATGACTTTGTCCTTGCCATTCTTCCTGGCTTCTTCGAGAGAAACGGGAACGCCCGGAGATTCCTTCTGCAGCTCAGCATCTGAGAGTTGCTGGATCGCTCGCCGGCGGATCAGGTAATTCGGTGAGTTGAGGGCTGTCAGCAGGATACCGACGGATTCCTTTTTGTTCAGCCGATAGAGTGCTCCCATTATCCCGAGCAACGCATCATCTGATCGTCTATCGCGGATAAATGAAAAGCTGAAAGCGCTTTTCAACGCATCCGTGTTCTCTTTCGACTGAGGTTGCGAGGCGATCAGATCAGCCGCTGCAGCCCGGACATTGACGTCCTCATTCTTGAGCATGTTCCTCAGAATGTCGTTTAGATTATCGGGTTTAAATGCTGCATTCGTCCGCTGAAGCCCAGGGATCGCTTTCAACATTTCGCTCTGATATCGAGGTTTAACCCCTGTTGCCATGCCGGCAATGAACTTCGTAAGTGCCTCGGCTCCTTTCAGTTTCAGCTTCGCATCGGTCGAAGCCGCGATCACCCCGAGGCCGTCGGCATAAGCATCGGCCACCCGCCAGTCGGAATAGCCGTTGTTATCGAGGTTGAATTCACCGACATAACCGCTCGGAGCAACCGTCGCAAGAGCCGTTTCTGTCTCGCCTGATCGAAAACGATCGAGTTTTCGAAGCGCCTGCAGGAAATCAACTGCCTTGTCATTGTAAGAATTCGGCACGAGCCGGCCGACAACGGCCGCTATCTCGAGCAACTCTGTCTTTTCGGACGGGTTTGCCGAACGCGTCTTTTTCGCCTGCTCTATTAGTTTGTTTCCGTGTTCTACAAGAGGTTCGAGAGCCTTATCCTCTTTCAGTGAACCGAGCGACCTGATCGCCGACACGCGCACACGCTGATCATCGCCATTTACAGCGGCATCGAGCAAAAGGTCGTAAGCTTCTTTGTCCTCGGCAGCACCGAGGGCCCTGGCGGCATTTGCGCGAGCGTTCACATCAGGGTCGCGGCGGAGCATCGAACGCAGTTCGGCGTTAGCATTTTTGGCACGCAGCCGCGAAAGTGTATTCCCGGCATCGCCGCGAATTCTGGCGTTAGTGCTTGTGAGAAATTTCGCAACCGCGGCATCTGCTCCGGCCGGCCTCGCCCTTAGCGCAGCAGTTATCGCCATCAGGACAACGTCGTGATCCTGCTTTTCTCCACGTACATCTTCAGTTCTTAGAGTGTTGACGATGGCATCGCCAAGGTCTTTCGTTTTCGCATCACGCGGATTGGCCGCGGCGATCTTGCCGGCGGCTTCGACGGCTCGTGCCCTGACCTGGTGTGGAGCGGCCGGATCATTTAGAACTTTCAGGATCGCATCGGCGCCTTTTGCAGACTCAACTTCGCCGATAGCAAACGCCGCCATCGCTCGCACTTCTACGACGCTGTCCGAAAGCAAAGCGGTCAGGCCCGGCAGAGCCTTATCATCACCGATCCGTCCGGCAGCGAGCGCCGCTCGGTAGCGTATCGCCGAATTTACGTTCGTCAGCATCGCGACGACCGGAGCCGGATCGCGCGAGTCTTCGGCTTTGACGATCTGGATATGCAGGTCGTCGGGTAGGACGTAAGAGTCGATCTTTGGCGAATGGAGCTTTTGAGCAGCCGCGGAAACTGCCAGCATCACTATTAAGTAGATCAATATGAAGAGTCTTTTCATTATGGTTCAGGAATCAGCATGCGGATCGGAAACGTAGATAGAGCGCACGATATGGTCTAGGTGAAAATACCCGGCACCGAATCGTACCACTCGCCGCCTTAAAGATAATCTTCCAAAAAACCGCATTTTATCGCTAATCAGGAAATTTTAGCACATTACTCTCGATGGCTCGGCGGAAGCAAAACAACCAATGGCACGAAATATGCTTCATAACAACGCGGAATAGTTCGCGCACATTCCGACTGGCGCTTTTGCGAGGTTAATGATGAAAAATTTGATGAACAGTTTGTCGTTTTCGGTGATGATCTTGTCGCTGGTTCTTGGGTTGACGGGGCTTGCCACGGCACAGAAGCGTGATGATCGCGATATTCGCGATGCGGTCCGCAGCCTTAATTCGAAGATCGAGGATTTTGAGACGAACCTTCGATATCAGATGCAGAGCACGTCGTCTAACGGCGATCAGCTTTCCGAGGTTTCGGCCGATATCAGGTCATTACGGAACAGTGTGCAGCAGTTTCAGGATCTTTACGACCGCAGGCGTGAGAATCGCGATGACATAAGTGCTATCGTCGCGGCCGCACGTCGGATCGATGAATTTATGCGATCCAACCGACAAAATCAGCGGGTCGAGGACGACTGGGCCGGCGTTCGCCGGCAGATCGACCGCCTGGGCACGAATTATGGCATTACAACGAACTGGAATAACCGCAGCAGCGCACAGGACGACAATTACCGCCCCGCACCGATCGTCGGTAAGACGCTAAGCGTTGGGCTTTCGGGCACTTATGACCTCGATGCCGCCCGCAGTGAGAATGTGGATGACGTAATTACCGACACCAAACTCGGTGCCGAGCAGGGTGCGGACCTCAAAGAAAAACTCACCGCTCCGGAGCAGATCGCTCTGGATATTCGCGGCAATCAGGTGACACTTGCGACCACGAATGCATCGCCGGTTCTTTTCACGGCCGACGGCCGTGAAAAGACCGAGCAATCGCCGAGCGGCAAGACGATCCGTATGAAAGCCACTCTCACGGGGGACAAACTCGTAGTCTCAAGTCTCGGCGGCGAAACGGATTATACGATCACATTTGTTTCCGAAAGCGATGGCAAAGTGCTGAAGGTGTCACGCCGTATCACTACCGACTATCTGAACCAGACCGTCTTTGCTGAAAGCGTCTACAACAAGACCGATTCGGTCGCACAGCTCGGGATCAAGAGCGGCTCGGCGACGGCATCTTCGGACCCGAACGGCGGCTATTCAGACAATGATAATTCGGGAACGATCTCGAACGGCGGCACGGGCGTAAACAACGGAAATAGCGGAGGCCGCGTTGGGGCGCCATCGGCCGTGACATCGCGTCCCGGTAATTACACCGTGCCGAACGGGGTCAGCATCACAGGCATTTTGGATAACGAGATCAACACGAAGGTCTCGCAGAACAATGATCGTTTTAAGATGACGGTGCAGTCGCCCGACGAATTCCGCGGTGCGACTGTCGAGGGTTACATTAGTAATCTGCAGCGTTCAGGGGCCATCAACGGCGAGCCAAAGGTCACTCTAAATTTTGAGAAGATCACGCTCCGAAACGGCCAAACCTACGATTTTGCTGGTAATCTACAGTCGGTGCAGGCACTGAACGGCAAGAACGCGACCGTCGATAACGAAGGCACGATAAAAGGCGAAAGCCAGACCAAACAAACCGCCAAACGCGGCGGTATCGGAGCCGGAATCGGTGCAGTGATCGGGGCCATCGCCGGAGGAGGAAAAGGTGCTGTCCTCGGAGCCATCATCGGCGGCGGCGGCGGAGCCGGAACTGTTGCTATCCAGGGCAAAGGTGACATTCAACTTCAGCAGGGCTCGACGATCACGGTCGTTTCCTCGTCACCACTGCAGCGTGATCGATAAAGATCCCCTCCAAAAACCAGATCAGTTACGGCCGGGCTAAATGGTACCCGGCCTTTTTTTAACTCTGTGTTCTCGGTGGCCTTGTGGTTAAATATTCTCGTGAGAGACCTTCCGGAAGAGATCGAACAATATCGCGACCGCAAATGGCATCGCGAGGAATCGCTCAAGGTCGACACCGCCGAGCAGGTCGAGGCGATGGTCGAGGATCTGGGGTTTTGCCTTGGGATGACAGACATCCGCAAAGAACTGCCGTCGGTTTACATCGCCGTCTGCGGACGCCGCGATGCTCACATGCCGCCCACCGTGCAAAAAGACTATGAAGCGAGCCGGGCGTGGGTGCTGAAGGACGAAGTCGTTGCGAGAGGCAAGGTCTACTACGGGAAATTGGTAAAAGGCAATTCCTGGTTCCTCGCCCCGCGAATGATCCCGGTCTTTAACTCGATCTGGGGCTGCACGCGAAAAGAAGAAAAGGAAACGCTCTCCGCAAACGCCCAAAAGGTTTTGAAAGTCCTTCGCAAGGAGTGGGAAATGGCTACTGCCGATCTGCGCTCCGAGTGCGGATTCGAAAACAAAGCCGACCTTACCAAAGCCATCGACGAGCTCCAAAAGCACATGAAGGTCGTCCCGCAAGAGGTTCTCTACGTCCCAAAATTCACCTACATCTGGACCCTCGCCGAAGCCCGTTTCCCCGACGAACTCGCCATAAAAATGCCCAGAGACGAAGCCGTCAGCGAACTAGCCCGCACGTTTTTGACAGTCAACGGAATGACCCTGCTCGGCGACCTCTCAAAAAAATTCGGCTTTTATCGCTGGGAATCTGGCCGGGCGAATCATCAACTCGTAGATGAGGGCTTTGCCGAAAGGTTGACTACTGGCATTTATAAGCTCGCAAGTTTATAGACGTTTACGATCTTACTTATAGGTTTC
Protein-coding sequences here:
- a CDS encoding peroxiredoxin, translated to MSTATGTATENTTTLAKVGKPAPDFNMPSTKNMQTLAENVKLSDYKGKWLILLFYPLDFTFVCPTELTAFSDRLDELNGVGAEVLGISTDSVHSHRAWINTPRDKNGIEGLKYPLASDVGGKLARAYNILVEEANIALRGLYIINPDGVLQYAVVHDLNIGRSVDETLRVLQGLQTGGLCSADWKPGQENLKV
- a CDS encoding DUF4112 domain-containing protein, producing the protein MDELDLQQKQIQVEKGLDELSYYLDGLFRVPGVGWRFGLDALIGLIPNVGDTLTSFASFYILFAGVRYGVPKITLLRMAFNIGLDYVVGMVPFIGDAFDFVWKANKQNMDLIRTRAAGHGTGTTSDYVFVFGLIGLLICVLIFSILASIYVLAWLAIAITNATI
- a CDS encoding sigma-70 family RNA polymerase sigma factor, encoding MSSYQTALQKENFIHRADDMSTDAHVCVERTDNQLVDLVLAGDAFAFEEIFDRHKRLVAIIASRYFKRPEEVEEIVQIAFAKAFTELKNFQGKYDRSLSSWLVRITTNTSFDVLRSQRRKPERLNCELSEAEADALLQLTADTSLTAEKTLLDRDLAEKLLAMIPDEDRMLLQMLYSDEMSTVDIAEIFGWSRSNVKIKAWRARAAVRKVLKRFL
- a CDS encoding TlpA family protein disulfide reductase, which gives rise to MRIGDEMPSLEGATTWFNGSLEDTLEHAKGHPVLVHFWAVSCGICKEKMPQLNELKAKYGELGLKTIAVHMPRYEADTDLDTVNEAIEANKITEPTAVDSLHKVKDAFLNEQGWVPVYYLFDAEGKLKTRAAGEFGISVLQGALDKMFPAHAATA
- a CDS encoding transcriptional repressor, which encodes MEFTSTQNLGLTRQREVVLSVIRESHSHLTANEVFAEAKAKLPSISFATVYNSLRFLKEAGHIAEIQFGNGASRFDRMTARHDHAICTACGKLVDIEMDHPEELVNRAAAMSKFKPEFLEFTLRGLCPDCVRT
- a CDS encoding peptidylprolyl isomerase, producing the protein MKRLFILIYLIVMLAVSAAAQKLHSPKIDSYVLPDDLHIQIVKAEDSRDPAPVVAMLTNVNSAIRYRAALAAGRIGDDKALPGLTALLSDSVVEVRAMAAFAIGEVESAKGADAILKVLNDPAAPHQVRARAVEAAGKIAAANPRDAKTKDLGDAIVNTLRTEDVRGEKQDHDVVLMAITAALRARPAGADAAVAKFLTSTNARIRGDAGNTLSRLRAKNANAELRSMLRRDPDVNARANAARALGAAEDKEAYDLLLDAAVNGDDQRVRVSAIRSLGSLKEDKALEPLVEHGNKLIEQAKKTRSANPSEKTELLEIAAVVGRLVPNSYNDKAVDFLQALRKLDRFRSGETETALATVAPSGYVGEFNLDNNGYSDWRVADAYADGLGVIAASTDAKLKLKGAEALTKFIAGMATGVKPRYQSEMLKAIPGLQRTNAAFKPDNLNDILRNMLKNEDVNVRAAAADLIASQPQSKENTDALKSAFSFSFIRDRRSDDALLGIMGALYRLNKKESVGILLTALNSPNYLIRRRAIQQLSDAELQKESPGVPVSLEEARKNGKDKVMPYSPMAGSFLGQVLNKDADYRRALSRKNGSATAVFQTSKGNFSISLNGGDAPLTVDNFIQLARRGYFNGAEVHRVVANFVMQDGDPTGTGSGGPGLSIRCEINMAEFERGSVGMALSGKDTGGSQWFVDHAPQPHLDGGYTVFGKVNETGMKVVDSIVRGDKILRVTIIGR